A region from the Pseudonocardia petroleophila genome encodes:
- a CDS encoding sensor histidine kinase codes for MPGRAAPRRTLARQFLGWQLGIVALLLAAVAALAVTQSDAAFRETQGRRMLSVAEDVAATAALRQSLQAGEYGPLPGIATTARNLSGADEIAVADAGPVVRTAADPADVGRPFDLGASTAAAGRSWVGYPDGRTVVAQVPVIADDGTVVGIVEARVAAPPLLTGLAAAPGRTAVLLGVALVVGVVGSLLLARRVRRQTLGLEPAEIVELVQRREAMLLGVKEGVVGMDAAHRVTLLNGAARELLDLPDDVHLDALDDRLRDVLTGASAGEDQVVLRGARVLVLNRMPVVVDGTEVGAVVTLRDRTELATLQDRLDASRHVTDTLRAQTHEFANRLHTIAGLTELGEHEEVRRFVAGVVAESDQWRREVTERVGDPAAAALLVAKASLATERGVALRLAAGTRLAAARRDAAFSADVVTVLGNLVDNAIDAAGAGGWVEAGLDGDGDGVRVTVRDSGPGVATELADEVFRHGFTTKAAEEPGGRGLGLALARQVCLRRGGTIAVHNEDGAVFTATLPGVD; via the coding sequence ATGCCCGGACGAGCCGCCCCGCGCCGCACGCTGGCGCGGCAGTTCCTGGGCTGGCAGCTCGGGATCGTCGCCCTGCTCCTCGCCGCCGTCGCCGCGCTCGCGGTGACCCAGTCCGACGCGGCGTTCCGGGAGACCCAGGGGCGGCGGATGCTGTCGGTCGCGGAGGACGTCGCAGCCACCGCGGCGCTGCGGCAGAGCCTGCAGGCGGGCGAGTACGGCCCGCTGCCGGGCATCGCCACGACCGCGCGGAACCTGTCGGGGGCCGACGAGATCGCCGTCGCCGACGCCGGCCCGGTGGTCCGCACCGCGGCCGACCCCGCCGACGTCGGCCGGCCGTTCGACCTGGGCGCCAGCACCGCGGCGGCCGGCCGGTCCTGGGTGGGCTACCCGGACGGCCGCACGGTCGTCGCGCAGGTCCCGGTCATCGCCGACGACGGGACGGTCGTCGGGATCGTGGAGGCCCGCGTCGCGGCCCCGCCGCTGCTCACCGGGCTCGCCGCCGCGCCGGGGCGGACCGCGGTGCTGCTCGGCGTCGCGCTCGTCGTCGGGGTGGTGGGGTCGCTGCTGCTGGCCCGCCGGGTGCGCCGGCAGACGCTCGGGCTGGAGCCCGCGGAGATCGTCGAGCTGGTGCAGCGGCGCGAGGCGATGCTGCTCGGCGTCAAGGAGGGGGTGGTCGGCATGGACGCCGCGCACCGCGTGACGCTGCTCAACGGCGCCGCGCGCGAGCTGCTCGACCTGCCCGACGACGTGCACCTGGACGCCCTCGACGACCGCCTGCGCGACGTCCTCACCGGCGCGAGCGCGGGGGAGGACCAGGTGGTGCTGCGGGGGGCGCGGGTGCTCGTGCTCAACCGGATGCCGGTCGTCGTCGACGGGACGGAGGTGGGGGCCGTCGTGACGCTGCGGGACCGCACCGAGCTCGCCACCCTGCAGGACCGCCTCGACGCCTCCCGGCACGTCACCGACACGCTGCGCGCGCAGACCCACGAGTTCGCGAACCGGCTGCACACGATCGCCGGGCTCACCGAGCTGGGCGAGCACGAGGAGGTACGCCGGTTCGTCGCGGGCGTGGTGGCGGAGTCCGACCAGTGGCGCCGCGAGGTCACCGAGCGGGTCGGCGACCCGGCCGCGGCGGCCCTGCTGGTGGCGAAGGCGAGCCTGGCCACCGAGCGGGGCGTCGCGCTGCGGCTGGCGGCCGGCACCCGGCTGGCCGCCGCCCGTCGCGACGCCGCGTTCTCCGCCGACGTCGTGACGGTGCTGGGCAACCTCGTGGACAACGCGATCGACGCCGCGGGTGCGGGCGGGTGGGTCGAGGCCGGGCTCGACGGCGACGGGGACGGCGTGCGCGTCACCGTCCGCGACTCCGGTCCCGGCGTCGCGACGGAGCTCGCCGACGAGGTGTTCCGGCACGGCTTCACGACGAAGGCGGCCGAGGAGCCCGGTGGCCGCGGGCTGGGGCTCGCGCTCGCCCGGCAGGTGTGCCTGCGCCGGGGTGGCACGATCGCGGTGCACAACGAGGACGGTGCGGTGTTCACCGCGACGCTGCCGGGGGTGGACTGA
- a CDS encoding Bug family tripartite tricarboxylate transporter substrate binding protein gives MRSRTVLGVLAAIAVVLLVPPLIGTAAGGGDGTQLRGLRVLVPNAPGGGYDITARTAARAMEDSGTSGAVEVFNLPGAGGTVGLGRTVNESGNDRLVMSMGLGVVGAVFTNSSPATLADVTPIARLTQESEIVVVGKDSPYTSIDQLVADWTANPGAVPVGGGSSPGGPDHLAPMLMAQAVGLEPSAVNYVSYDGGGELLAAVLGDKVAFGVSGLGEFAEQVAAGELRVLAVTSAERAPGLDAPTLTESGVDVEFTNWRGIVAPPGLDDAARTELIDAFTALHGTPEWDEALATNGWDDAFLVGDDFGAFLAAENDRVAGVLRELGLVS, from the coding sequence ATGCGCTCCCGGACCGTGCTCGGAGTACTCGCGGCGATCGCCGTGGTGCTCCTGGTGCCACCCCTGATCGGCACGGCCGCGGGCGGCGGTGACGGCACCCAGCTGCGCGGGCTGCGGGTGCTCGTCCCGAACGCCCCCGGCGGCGGCTACGACATCACCGCCCGCACCGCAGCCCGCGCGATGGAGGACTCCGGCACGTCCGGCGCGGTGGAGGTGTTCAACCTCCCCGGTGCGGGCGGCACCGTCGGCCTCGGGCGCACCGTCAACGAGAGCGGCAACGACCGGCTCGTGATGTCGATGGGCCTCGGCGTCGTCGGCGCGGTGTTCACCAACTCCTCGCCCGCCACCCTCGCCGACGTCACGCCGATCGCGCGGCTGACGCAGGAGAGCGAGATCGTCGTCGTCGGCAAGGACTCGCCCTACACCTCGATCGACCAGCTCGTCGCGGACTGGACCGCGAACCCGGGCGCGGTGCCCGTCGGCGGCGGGTCCTCCCCCGGCGGCCCCGACCACCTCGCCCCGATGCTCATGGCGCAGGCCGTCGGGCTGGAGCCGAGCGCGGTCAACTACGTCTCCTACGACGGCGGCGGCGAGCTGCTCGCCGCGGTGCTGGGCGACAAGGTGGCGTTCGGGGTGTCCGGGCTCGGCGAGTTCGCCGAGCAGGTCGCCGCCGGTGAGCTGCGCGTCCTCGCCGTCACCTCGGCGGAGCGCGCGCCGGGTCTCGACGCGCCGACGCTGACCGAGTCCGGCGTCGACGTCGAGTTCACGAACTGGCGCGGGATCGTCGCCCCTCCCGGGCTCGACGACGCCGCGCGCACCGAGCTGATCGACGCCTTCACCGCCCTGCACGGCACGCCGGAGTGGGACGAGGCGCTGGCGACCAACGGCTGGGACGACGCGTTCCTGGTCGGCGACGACTTCGGCGCGTTCCTCGCGGCCGAGAACGACCGCGTGGCCGGCGTGCTGCGGGAGCTGGGGCTGGTGTCATGA
- a CDS encoding tripartite tricarboxylate transporter TctB family protein yields MTVLTKDWLRERSELGVSVLLGLVGLVVVVDSVLGSEASTSSDPLGPHAVPLLVGALLVVLAVLLARDVLSGGHGEAEGGEDVDLTVPADKRTVLLLAGVLVATAALIPLLGWPLAGTGLFWGATYALGSRSVPRDPLIAAGVSLVTWIVFDALLGVDLPGGPLMGVFG; encoded by the coding sequence ATGACCGTGCTGACGAAGGACTGGCTCCGCGAGCGCTCCGAGCTGGGCGTCTCCGTGCTGCTCGGACTGGTCGGGCTGGTGGTCGTCGTCGACAGCGTGCTCGGCTCCGAGGCCTCCACGAGCTCCGACCCGCTCGGGCCGCACGCCGTTCCGCTGCTGGTCGGCGCGCTGCTGGTGGTCCTGGCGGTGCTGCTGGCCCGCGACGTGCTCTCCGGCGGCCACGGCGAGGCGGAGGGCGGCGAGGACGTCGACCTGACGGTGCCCGCCGACAAGCGCACCGTCCTGCTGCTGGCCGGCGTGCTCGTCGCGACCGCGGCGCTCATCCCGCTGCTGGGCTGGCCGCTGGCCGGCACGGGCCTGTTCTGGGGCGCGACCTACGCGCTCGGCTCACGCTCGGTCCCCCGCGATCCGCTGATCGCGGCGGGGGTCTCGCTCGTCACCTGGATCGTGTTCGACGCCCTGCTCGGCGTCGACCTGCCCGGCGGGCCGCTGATGGGGGTGTTCGGCTGA
- a CDS encoding tripartite tricarboxylate transporter permease, whose amino-acid sequence MLDSFDSLMGGFSAALTPGNLLFAAIGVLLGTAIGVLPGIGPAMAVALLLPVTYAFDPTGAFILFAGIYFGAMFGGSTTSILLNTPGESASVIAAIEGNPMARQGRGAQALAAAAIGHFIGGIVGAIGIVLLAPLVASVAVDIGAPDYFAIMVLAFVAVTAVLGTSRVRGFAALAIGLTIGLVGLDPISGQPRLTFGVPQLADGIDVIIVAVGLFAVGEALWVAAHLRRKKDEVIPVGRPWLSREDLRHTWKPWLRGPFIGFTFGSIPAGGAEMSTFMSYVTERKLSRRPELFGKGAIEGVAGPEAAASASSAGTLSTMLTLGLPTTAIAAVMLAAFQQFGIQPGPLLFVNEPDLVWTLIASLFIGLVLLLVLNLPLAPVWAKLLQIPRPYLYAGILFFACVGAYAVSGQPVDLIVLLVIGGIGFLMRRYGLPVLPAIIGVILGPDAELQLRRALQIADGDWSTLVSTPLSIIVYAVIAALLLLPAIRRVLASRRTPPAVQEAEQEKEPTDH is encoded by the coding sequence ATGCTCGATTCCTTCGACTCCCTGATGGGCGGCTTCTCCGCCGCGCTGACGCCGGGCAACCTGCTCTTCGCCGCGATCGGCGTGCTCCTGGGCACCGCGATCGGCGTGCTCCCGGGCATCGGCCCGGCCATGGCGGTGGCGCTGCTGCTGCCCGTCACCTACGCCTTCGACCCGACCGGCGCGTTCATCCTGTTCGCCGGCATCTACTTCGGGGCCATGTTCGGCGGCTCCACGACCTCGATCCTGCTCAACACCCCCGGCGAGTCCGCGTCGGTGATCGCGGCGATCGAGGGCAACCCGATGGCGAGACAGGGCCGCGGGGCGCAGGCGCTCGCCGCGGCCGCGATCGGGCACTTCATCGGCGGGATCGTCGGGGCGATCGGCATCGTGCTGCTGGCCCCGCTCGTCGCCTCGGTGGCGGTCGACATCGGCGCCCCCGACTACTTCGCGATCATGGTGCTGGCGTTCGTCGCCGTCACCGCGGTGCTGGGCACCTCCCGGGTCCGCGGGTTCGCCGCTCTGGCGATCGGTCTGACGATCGGGCTGGTCGGGCTCGACCCGATCTCCGGGCAGCCGCGCCTGACCTTCGGCGTGCCGCAGCTCGCCGACGGCATCGACGTCATCATCGTCGCGGTCGGGCTGTTCGCCGTCGGCGAGGCGCTGTGGGTGGCCGCGCACCTGCGACGCAAGAAGGACGAGGTCATCCCGGTCGGCCGTCCGTGGCTGTCCCGCGAGGACCTGCGGCACACCTGGAAGCCGTGGCTGCGCGGCCCGTTCATCGGGTTCACGTTCGGCTCCATCCCGGCGGGCGGCGCGGAGATGTCCACGTTCATGTCGTACGTGACCGAGCGCAAGCTCTCCCGGCGGCCCGAGCTGTTCGGGAAGGGCGCGATCGAGGGCGTCGCGGGTCCGGAGGCGGCGGCGTCCGCGTCCTCGGCCGGGACCCTGTCCACGATGCTCACGCTCGGCCTGCCGACCACCGCGATCGCGGCCGTCATGCTCGCGGCGTTCCAGCAGTTCGGCATCCAGCCGGGCCCGCTGCTGTTCGTCAACGAGCCCGACCTGGTCTGGACGCTCATCGCGAGCCTGTTCATCGGCCTGGTCCTGCTGCTGGTGCTCAACCTGCCGCTCGCGCCGGTCTGGGCGAAGCTGCTGCAGATCCCGCGGCCCTACCTCTACGCGGGCATCCTGTTCTTCGCCTGCGTCGGGGCGTACGCGGTGAGCGGCCAGCCCGTCGACCTCATCGTGCTGCTGGTGATCGGCGGCATCGGGTTCCTCATGCGCCGCTACGGCCTGCCGGTGCTGCCCGCGATCATCGGCGTGATCCTCGGCCCGGACGCGGAGCTGCAGCTGCGCCGGGCCCTGCAGATCGCCGACGGCGACTGGTCGACGCTGGTGTCGACGCCGCTGTCGATCATCGTGTACGCGGTGATCGCGGCGCTGCTCCTGCTGCCCGCGATCCGCAGGGTCCTCGCGAGCCGGCGCACCCCGCCCGCGGTGCAGGAGGCGGAGCAGGAGAAGGAGCCGACGGACCACTGA
- a CDS encoding TIGR03084 family metal-binding protein, which yields MAPDMHRLADDLAAESAVLRVLLDDLDDAGWEAPTPAAGWAVRDQVSHLAHFDAAAVRSATDPDAFHADLAERAASGVDPDAIAAGYRHLAPAALLAWFDEARARLIAVFGDLDPGLRVPWYGPPMSAASSLTARIMETWAHGQDVADTVGVVREPTDRLRHVAHIGVRALPFSYLLRERPVPEVPVRVELVAPVGELWTWGPEDAADRVTGPALDFCLLVTQRRHRDDTALEVSGPVATEWLTIAQAFAGVPGEGRAPLTTP from the coding sequence ATGGCCCCCGACATGCACCGCCTCGCCGACGACCTCGCCGCCGAGAGCGCCGTCCTGCGGGTGCTGCTCGACGACCTCGACGACGCCGGCTGGGAGGCGCCGACGCCCGCGGCGGGCTGGGCCGTCCGCGACCAGGTCAGCCACCTCGCCCACTTCGACGCCGCCGCGGTGCGGTCGGCCACCGATCCCGACGCGTTCCACGCCGACCTCGCGGAGCGGGCCGCCTCCGGCGTCGACCCGGACGCGATCGCGGCCGGGTACCGGCACCTCGCACCGGCCGCGCTGCTGGCCTGGTTCGACGAGGCGCGGGCCCGGCTGATCGCCGTGTTCGGCGACCTCGACCCCGGCCTCCGGGTGCCCTGGTACGGGCCGCCGATGAGCGCGGCGTCCTCGCTGACCGCACGGATCATGGAGACGTGGGCGCACGGCCAGGACGTCGCCGACACCGTCGGGGTCGTGCGCGAGCCGACCGACCGGCTGCGTCACGTCGCCCACATCGGGGTCCGCGCCCTGCCGTTCAGCTACCTGCTGCGCGAGCGCCCCGTCCCGGAGGTGCCGGTGCGCGTCGAGCTCGTGGCGCCGGTCGGGGAGCTCTGGACCTGGGGACCCGAGGACGCCGCCGACCGGGTCACCGGCCCGGCGCTGGACTTCTGCCTGCTGGTCACCCAGCGCCGCCACCGCGACGACACGGCGCTGGAGGTGTCGGGCCCGGTCGCGACGGAGTGGCTGACGATCGCCCAGGCCTTCGCCGGGGTCCCGGGCGAGGGCCGCGCCCCCCTCACCACCCCCTGA
- a CDS encoding ParA family protein, translating to MQVVSIINHKGGVGKTTLTANLGAGLAARGRKVLLLDLDSQASLTVSFFTPPEWAEQLLPARTIKHWFDGLDDGTELRSPAELVSTPRRVREKLGRSPGRLDLIAAHRDLSDVDTTLAAQLMSAPERFLDLHSRLREGLEHPAFAEYDVALIDCAPNFGLIARNAVAASDLLLIPTKPDYLSTNGIDSLGLKIREFVDEYNARAVDPITRPPASVVFTMVQLHDDRPIEAQRAVMSRIEAGGVAPLTTTIRDSKAVYGPAPEYGVPVILGGTGRALTRELRELVSEVAAQIDGTEGMAA from the coding sequence GTGCAGGTCGTCTCGATCATCAATCACAAGGGCGGCGTGGGCAAGACGACGCTCACCGCCAACCTCGGTGCCGGACTCGCCGCGCGAGGCAGGAAGGTCCTCTTGCTGGACCTGGACTCGCAGGCCAGCCTGACGGTCTCGTTCTTCACGCCACCGGAGTGGGCCGAGCAGCTGCTGCCCGCCCGCACCATCAAGCACTGGTTCGACGGCCTGGACGACGGCACCGAGCTGCGCAGCCCGGCCGAGCTGGTCTCGACGCCGCGCCGGGTGCGGGAGAAGCTGGGCCGCTCGCCCGGCCGGCTCGACCTCATCGCCGCGCACCGCGACCTCTCCGACGTCGACACGACGCTGGCCGCCCAGCTGATGTCGGCCCCGGAGCGCTTCCTGGACCTGCACAGCAGGCTGCGGGAGGGGCTCGAGCACCCGGCGTTCGCCGAGTACGACGTCGCGCTCATCGACTGCGCGCCGAACTTCGGGCTCATCGCCCGCAACGCCGTGGCCGCGAGCGACCTGCTGCTCATCCCCACCAAGCCGGACTACCTGTCGACCAACGGCATCGACTCGCTCGGGCTGAAGATCCGCGAGTTCGTCGACGAGTACAACGCGCGCGCCGTCGACCCGATCACCCGCCCGCCGGCGTCGGTCGTGTTCACGATGGTGCAGCTGCACGACGACCGGCCGATCGAGGCGCAGCGCGCGGTGATGAGCCGGATCGAGGCCGGGGGCGTCGCGCCGCTGACCACGACGATCCGCGACAGCAAGGCCGTCTACGGCCCGGCGCCGGAGTACGGCGTCCCGGTCATCCTCGGCGGCACCGGCCGCGCGCTGACCCGCGAGCTGCGCGAGCTCGTCTCCGAGGTCGCGGCCCAGATCGACGGCACCGAGGGGATGGCCGCGTGA
- a CDS encoding DUF1684 domain-containing protein → MTATLDLQTAWDAWHADREEQLRTPHGWLSLTALHWLTPDPATIDGLPGLWSATPDGVVITATSADGLAVRGVQGLRPVDGTVTLHPVNGLPGSLVEVGDRVVEIARRTDEHALRVRDPQAPTRTGFTGVPAFDVDGRWVLDGTFEAYEEPEPITVDAVVDGLQHHLTAVGVVRFVLDGEERSLVAMPGKEGGLTLHFRDATNGVSTYPGGRSVQVPDPVDGRVRIDLNRLVNLPCAFTDFATCPLPPAGNVLPVAVEAGEKLP, encoded by the coding sequence ATGACCGCAACCCTCGACCTGCAGACCGCGTGGGACGCCTGGCACGCCGACCGCGAGGAGCAGCTCCGCACACCGCACGGCTGGCTCAGCCTCACCGCGCTGCACTGGCTCACCCCCGACCCCGCGACGATCGACGGCCTCCCCGGGCTGTGGAGCGCCACCCCGGACGGCGTCGTGATCACCGCGACGTCCGCGGACGGGCTGGCCGTCCGCGGCGTGCAGGGCCTGCGCCCCGTCGACGGCACCGTGACCCTGCACCCGGTGAACGGCCTGCCCGGCTCGCTGGTCGAGGTCGGCGACCGCGTCGTGGAGATCGCGCGGCGCACCGACGAGCACGCGCTGCGGGTGCGCGACCCGCAGGCCCCGACGCGCACCGGGTTCACCGGCGTCCCGGCCTTCGACGTCGACGGGCGCTGGGTCCTCGACGGCACGTTCGAGGCCTACGAGGAGCCCGAGCCGATCACCGTCGACGCGGTGGTGGACGGGTTGCAGCACCACCTGACCGCCGTCGGCGTCGTCCGGTTCGTGCTCGACGGGGAGGAGCGCTCCCTCGTCGCGATGCCGGGCAAGGAGGGTGGGCTCACGCTGCACTTCCGCGACGCCACCAACGGCGTCTCGACCTACCCGGGCGGGCGCTCGGTGCAGGTGCCCGACCCCGTCGACGGGCGCGTGCGCATCGACCTGAACCGGCTGGTCAACCTGCCCTGCGCGTTCACCGACTTCGCCACCTGCCCGCTGCCGCCCGCCGGCAACGTGCTGCCGGTGGCGGTGGAGGCCGGGGAGAAGCTGCCCTAG
- the sfnG gene encoding dimethylsulfone monooxygenase SfnG, with amino-acid sequence MSEESLHTPLKFAYWVPNVSGGLVTSTIEQRTDWGYDYNRKLAQTAENSGFEYALSQVRYMASYGADHQHESTSFSLALLLATERLKVIAAVHPGLWQPGVLSKWVATADHLSKGRIAVNVVSGWLKAEFTALGEPWLEHDERYRRSAEFMQVLREIWTSDSAEFRGDFYRIHDFDLKPKPVDVPGRPHPEIFQGGNSSAARRNGGRVADWYFSNGKDYDGFTEQVTEVLGHATDAGRAVPPKFALNGFMIARDTEKEARETLREIIAKANKPAVEGFRDAVQQAGASTGNKQGMWADSSFEDLVQYNDGFRTQLIGTPEQIADRAIEYKRRGANLLLLGYLHFQEEVEHFGTHVLPIIREKEAELAERGTPALV; translated from the coding sequence ATGTCCGAGGAATCGCTCCACACGCCCCTGAAATTCGCCTACTGGGTGCCGAACGTCAGCGGCGGCCTGGTCACCAGCACCATCGAGCAGCGCACCGACTGGGGCTACGACTACAACCGGAAGCTCGCGCAGACCGCCGAGAACAGCGGCTTCGAGTACGCGCTGTCGCAGGTCCGCTACATGGCCAGCTACGGAGCCGACCACCAGCACGAGTCGACGAGCTTCTCCCTCGCGCTGCTGCTCGCCACCGAGCGGCTCAAGGTTATCGCCGCGGTGCACCCCGGGCTGTGGCAGCCGGGTGTGCTGTCGAAGTGGGTCGCCACCGCCGACCACCTCTCGAAGGGACGCATCGCCGTCAACGTGGTGAGCGGCTGGCTCAAGGCCGAGTTCACCGCGCTGGGCGAGCCCTGGCTCGAGCACGACGAGCGGTACCGCCGCTCCGCGGAGTTCATGCAGGTGCTGCGCGAGATCTGGACCAGCGACAGTGCCGAGTTCCGCGGCGACTTCTACCGCATCCACGACTTCGACCTCAAGCCCAAGCCCGTCGACGTCCCCGGCCGTCCGCACCCGGAGATCTTCCAGGGCGGCAACTCCTCGGCGGCCCGGCGCAACGGCGGCCGCGTCGCCGACTGGTACTTCTCCAACGGCAAGGACTACGACGGCTTCACCGAGCAGGTCACCGAGGTGCTCGGGCACGCCACCGACGCCGGCCGCGCCGTCCCGCCGAAGTTCGCACTGAACGGCTTCATGATCGCCCGCGACACCGAGAAGGAGGCCCGCGAGACGCTGCGCGAGATCATCGCGAAGGCCAACAAGCCGGCCGTCGAGGGCTTCCGCGACGCCGTGCAGCAGGCCGGGGCGTCCACCGGGAACAAGCAGGGCATGTGGGCGGACTCGTCGTTCGAGGACCTCGTCCAGTACAACGACGGCTTCCGCACCCAGCTCATCGGCACGCCGGAGCAGATCGCCGACCGCGCGATCGAGTACAAGCGCCGCGGCGCGAACCTGCTCCTGCTCGGCTACCTGCACTTCCAGGAGGAGGTCGAGCACTTCGGGACCCACGTCCTCCCGATCATCCGGGAGAAGGAGGCCGAGCTCGCCGAGCGCGGCACGCCCGCACTGGTCTGA
- a CDS encoding acyl-CoA dehydrogenase family protein yields MTTLENRPTATPDWASRPAPDSPDAWLARAREVREILAADAAARDRAAETPYTEVALLKAAGLVTLLGPVAEGGGGQEWPLAYRVVREVAAGDGSIGQLLGYHYLWFWAARLVGTPEQIAAVEADATRNRWFFGGAVNPRDSDVQIRDEGHQIVYNGRKTFSTGSKVSDVTVLEGVLEGTDTHVFAIVPSDQPGITFHDDWDNIGQRLTESGSVTITDVAVPWEAAAGFVDKAFRPRVYNTLNVPTIQLVFVSFYLGITRGALETALEYTRTQTRPWLHGGQERAVDEPYQLDLYGDYASKLWAVEALADQVAQEGLAIHHDAWEVTERQRGEHEVRVAAVKARATDVALEITSGIFEGLGARATASALGFDRFWRNVRTHTLHDPVAYKRREVGAFLLRDELPEPTWYS; encoded by the coding sequence ATGACCACGCTCGAGAACCGCCCCACCGCGACGCCCGACTGGGCGTCGCGACCCGCCCCCGACTCGCCCGACGCCTGGCTCGCCCGCGCCCGTGAGGTGCGCGAGATCCTCGCCGCCGACGCGGCCGCCCGCGACCGGGCCGCCGAGACCCCGTACACCGAGGTCGCCCTGCTCAAGGCCGCCGGCCTTGTCACCCTCCTCGGCCCGGTCGCGGAGGGCGGTGGCGGGCAGGAGTGGCCGCTCGCCTACCGGGTCGTCCGGGAGGTCGCGGCAGGCGACGGTTCGATCGGCCAGCTGCTCGGCTACCACTACCTGTGGTTCTGGGCCGCCCGGCTCGTCGGCACGCCGGAGCAGATCGCCGCCGTCGAGGCCGACGCCACCCGCAACAGGTGGTTCTTCGGCGGCGCGGTCAACCCGCGCGACTCCGACGTGCAGATCCGCGACGAGGGCCACCAGATCGTCTACAACGGCCGCAAGACGTTCTCCACCGGCAGCAAGGTCTCCGACGTGACCGTGCTGGAGGGCGTTCTCGAGGGGACGGACACGCACGTCTTCGCCATCGTGCCCAGCGACCAGCCCGGTATCACGTTCCACGACGACTGGGACAACATCGGCCAGCGGCTGACCGAGAGCGGCAGCGTCACGATCACCGACGTCGCCGTGCCGTGGGAGGCGGCGGCCGGTTTCGTCGACAAGGCGTTCCGGCCGCGGGTCTACAACACGCTCAACGTGCCGACGATCCAGCTCGTGTTCGTCAGCTTCTACCTGGGCATCACGCGCGGTGCGCTGGAGACGGCGCTGGAGTACACGCGCACGCAGACCCGCCCGTGGCTGCACGGCGGCCAGGAGCGGGCCGTCGACGAGCCGTACCAGCTCGACCTCTACGGCGACTACGCGTCGAAGCTCTGGGCGGTGGAGGCACTGGCCGACCAGGTGGCGCAGGAGGGCCTCGCGATCCACCACGACGCGTGGGAGGTCACCGAGCGGCAGCGCGGTGAGCACGAGGTCCGGGTCGCGGCGGTCAAGGCCCGGGCCACCGACGTGGCGCTGGAGATCACCAGCGGCATCTTCGAGGGCCTGGGGGCCCGCGCCACCGCCTCGGCGCTGGGCTTCGACCGGTTCTGGCGCAACGTGCGCACCCACACCCTGCACGACCCGGTGGCCTACAAGCGCCGCGAGGTGGGGGCGTTCCTGCTGCGCGACGAACTGCCCGAGCCGACCTGGTACTCCTGA
- a CDS encoding TMEM165/GDT1 family protein, translating into MEGFLLAFAVSTGVVFVAELGDKSQLMALAFATRYRAWTVILGITVATSVVHLLSVAVGHGLGSALPTGWISLVAAVMFLGFGAWTLRGDSLSESEQSKAARVGGSALLAVTVAFFLAELGDKTMLATITLATQYGWAGVWAGSTVGMVAADALAIVVGRQLGRRLPERTIAIGAAVLFLLFGLGLGSEAIAELTGMPVWAAVASALDHHAAGWIALGLGLAAVLIGGLGRRLARTPGVHRQRGVAWWWARGLYAVAVVLGLAAPLLVGIDVIDPIALFDDPGLAVIGAGLSLLGVSLVLAAQAQAVARRGSLVTAGLHKRVRNPGLTGIVLALGGTLVMVPTLMGVLAAVLLVVAVQVQVRAVREPMLARLHGETYTDYAARTGRFLPRVIPADHPGLPHHEHMRVG; encoded by the coding sequence GTGGAGGGTTTCCTGCTGGCGTTCGCCGTCAGCACAGGCGTCGTATTCGTGGCCGAGCTGGGTGACAAGTCCCAGCTCATGGCCCTGGCGTTCGCCACGAGGTACCGGGCGTGGACGGTGATCCTCGGGATCACGGTCGCGACCTCGGTCGTGCACCTGCTCTCCGTCGCCGTCGGCCACGGGCTCGGCTCGGCCCTGCCCACGGGCTGGATCTCGCTGGTCGCGGCCGTGATGTTCCTCGGCTTCGGGGCCTGGACGCTGCGCGGCGACTCGCTGAGCGAGTCCGAGCAGTCCAAGGCCGCCCGCGTCGGCGGATCGGCGCTGCTCGCCGTCACCGTCGCGTTCTTCCTGGCCGAGCTGGGCGACAAGACGATGCTCGCCACGATCACCCTGGCCACCCAGTACGGCTGGGCCGGGGTCTGGGCGGGCTCCACGGTGGGCATGGTCGCGGCCGACGCGCTGGCCATCGTGGTCGGGCGGCAGCTCGGCAGGCGCCTGCCGGAGCGCACGATCGCGATCGGTGCCGCGGTGCTGTTCCTCCTGTTCGGGCTGGGTCTGGGCAGCGAGGCGATCGCCGAGCTCACCGGCATGCCGGTCTGGGCCGCTGTCGCCAGTGCCCTGGACCACCACGCCGCCGGCTGGATCGCGCTGGGCCTCGGCCTGGCCGCGGTCCTCATCGGCGGGCTCGGCAGGCGGCTGGCCCGCACCCCGGGCGTGCACCGCCAGCGCGGGGTGGCCTGGTGGTGGGCCCGCGGGCTCTACGCCGTGGCCGTCGTGCTCGGGCTGGCCGCGCCGCTGCTGGTGGGGATCGACGTGATCGACCCGATCGCCCTGTTCGACGACCCGGGCCTCGCGGTGATCGGCGCGGGCCTCTCGCTGCTCGGGGTGTCGCTGGTGCTGGCGGCCCAGGCCCAGGCGGTGGCCCGGCGCGGGTCGCTCGTCACGGCGGGCCTGCACAAGCGGGTGCGCAACCCCGGCCTGACCGGCATCGTGCTCGCGCTCGGCGGCACGCTCGTGATGGTGCCGACGCTGATGGGCGTGCTGGCCGCGGTGCTGCTGGTCGTCGCGGTGCAGGTGCAGGTGCGGGCGGTGCGGGAGCCGATGCTGGCCCGCCTGCACGGCGAGACCTACACCGACTACGCCGCCCGCACCGGCCGCTTCCTGCCCCGCGTCATCCCCGCCGACCACCCCGGGCTGCCGCACCACGAGCACATGCGCGTCGGCTAG